Proteins encoded in a region of the Paenibacillus sp. W2I17 genome:
- a CDS encoding YafY family protein, translating into MKKVERINTITRYINNRAHFTISEIMREFNISRSTAIRDIREIEAMGMPLVAEVGRDGGYFVMNNSLLPTVRFTDNEIKALFIAFMATRNQQLPYLKSRQSLAEKLLGLISENQQDDLVHLNQILLFEGTNPHNPDLLDLSDLPHPTLEKLIQILLIERYLLVTVQEEKKTKSYPIVLLHLHHQKGHWIIEGFDLEEEKRRIVSVDNLIHVEAYPAKKRLSTKKIVEQLKRNTQEEVINLVLELGPKAIAQFKKYHPLKFSIAYTNPYQTTALLKAFMNVHNSEELTEITNWLLFLGEDIKVKEIPKEVLNAVQERLSLYQMKQ; encoded by the coding sequence ATGAAAAAAGTTGAACGCATAAATACCATCACGCGGTATATCAATAACCGTGCACACTTTACCATCTCTGAAATCATGCGAGAATTTAACATTTCTCGTTCAACAGCCATTCGAGATATCAGAGAAATTGAAGCCATGGGAATGCCACTTGTCGCTGAAGTTGGGCGTGACGGGGGTTATTTTGTCATGAACAACTCCCTCCTGCCCACGGTTCGTTTTACCGATAATGAAATCAAAGCGTTATTCATTGCCTTTATGGCGACAAGAAATCAACAGCTTCCTTATCTGAAGAGTCGTCAATCTTTGGCTGAAAAATTATTGGGCCTTATCTCAGAAAATCAGCAAGATGACCTGGTGCATTTGAATCAAATATTGCTTTTTGAAGGGACCAATCCCCATAATCCAGACTTGCTTGATCTATCAGACCTGCCTCACCCTACCTTGGAAAAACTCATCCAAATTCTTCTTATAGAACGTTATTTGTTAGTCACTGTTCAAGAAGAGAAGAAAACAAAGTCTTATCCCATTGTTCTCTTGCACCTTCATCATCAAAAAGGCCATTGGATCATTGAAGGTTTTGACCTGGAGGAAGAAAAGAGACGAATTGTATCCGTTGACAACCTCATCCATGTCGAAGCATACCCGGCGAAAAAAAGACTGAGTACAAAAAAGATTGTAGAACAACTCAAACGAAACACGCAGGAAGAAGTTATCAACCTTGTCCTGGAACTTGGTCCAAAGGCGATTGCGCAATTCAAAAAATACCATCCTTTAAAGTTTTCAATTGCCTATACAAATCCATACCAAACTACAGCCCTCCTAAAGGCATTTATGAATGTTCATAACTCAGAAGAGTTAACCGAAATCACCAATTGGTTGCTCTTTCTAGGTGAAGACATCAAGGTGAAGGAGATTCCGAAAGAAGTTCTGAATGCTGTACAAGAGAGATTAAGCTTATATCAAATGAAGCAGTGA
- a CDS encoding Ger(x)C family spore germination protein: MSKRGRILILLTLLMVMTGCWDQDSLKDARLANASAFDITSEGEIKQTLEIVDDSESQQGSSGNEVHSGTGRSVRQSTDRIRAKVTGDIRFFKYGMILYGNKLAQNDIYPYLDVLYREPDYPTSHVKIAIVDGDAGDLLHQKKVGSILIGDFITKKIKSLEELCIFPEMTLETLLPPMLDPGQDFTLPYLYKDGEEIDARGIALFHGQRFSGSLTTEQAPLYIIMSGKWNEAARFVKKVHPGPSNNPRNYVTYEANIAQIKRKLAVKVASDSQIDVNLRIELPVTIVEYAMNHLQEKDTIERLNSQLSDDMTQDAEQIIKTLQQSGCDSFGIGRHLIAHYPDLWKSLNWNKEYAQVRFHPEVKVTIVGSGVLN, encoded by the coding sequence ATGAGTAAACGGGGGAGAATCCTCATCCTGCTGACCCTGCTCATGGTGATGACGGGATGTTGGGATCAGGATAGTTTAAAAGATGCAAGACTGGCTAATGCTTCGGCGTTCGACATCACCTCAGAGGGTGAAATTAAACAGACGCTTGAAATTGTCGATGATTCTGAGAGTCAACAAGGGAGCAGCGGTAATGAAGTCCACTCAGGCACCGGGAGATCCGTCCGTCAAAGTACAGATAGAATTCGCGCTAAAGTGACTGGTGATATCCGGTTTTTCAAATATGGGATGATCTTATACGGCAACAAACTCGCACAAAATGATATCTACCCCTACCTGGACGTCTTATATCGGGAACCTGATTACCCAACCTCACATGTGAAAATTGCGATTGTGGATGGCGATGCCGGAGATCTGTTACACCAAAAAAAAGTTGGCAGCATATTGATTGGTGATTTTATTACGAAAAAAATTAAGAGTCTGGAGGAATTATGTATTTTTCCGGAAATGACGTTAGAGACCCTTCTCCCTCCCATGCTGGATCCGGGACAGGATTTTACACTCCCTTATCTATATAAGGATGGAGAGGAGATTGATGCTCGGGGAATCGCCCTGTTTCATGGGCAAAGGTTCAGTGGGAGTCTTACGACCGAACAGGCTCCTCTATACATTATTATGAGTGGGAAATGGAATGAAGCGGCGCGTTTTGTCAAAAAGGTCCACCCAGGGCCTTCCAACAACCCGCGGAACTATGTCACTTATGAAGCAAATATCGCACAAATTAAGCGCAAACTTGCGGTAAAGGTAGCAAGTGATAGCCAAATTGATGTGAACCTCCGTATCGAACTTCCAGTAACGATCGTTGAGTATGCAATGAATCATCTTCAGGAAAAGGACACGATTGAACGTCTGAACAGCCAGTTATCCGATGACATGACTCAGGACGCAGAACAAATTATCAAGACACTTCAGCAAAGTGGTTGTGATTCCTTCGGTATTGGCAGACATTTAATTGCCCATTACCCGGACTTATGGAAAAGCCTAAACTGGAATAAAGAATATGCCCAAGTTCGTTTTCACCCGGAAGTAAAGGTTACAATAGTCGGTAGCGGCGTTTTAAATTAA
- a CDS encoding macrolide family glycosyltransferase, whose amino-acid sequence MARVLVVITPAEGHVNPSLGLVTQLMNNGEEVIYVCTEEYRSRIEQTGAQIITYPFPQDAFSHDPVLKPQEYKHPYQFIYMMVSIIRRIIPNVLKVVEDQKFDYMIFDSLMGWGGTILAEKLGIPAVCSIASFAFVEPLGSSSVLNEMETKELYEATMKITTELAEELQVSIPAMEEIPAHAGQLKLVYTSRYFQPQAEKLDDRFIFTGPSIITRQDAPTFSFELLRERYPQTVYIAMGTILNKNLDFYQLCFEALGDLPVNVVLSSGKYTDMTPLADQIPPNFIVKPYIAQLDMLQHTDVFITHAGMNSTSEALYYNVPMVMIPLTSDQPLVANRVQELGAGITLNKHNLSATNLREALTEVLHNSLYRRQAYLIGESLRQAGGYKRAAEMIMSHMGSDRKSYTI is encoded by the coding sequence ATGGCACGTGTATTAGTAGTCATTACTCCAGCTGAAGGACATGTGAATCCATCGTTAGGATTAGTTACTCAGTTGATGAACAATGGTGAGGAAGTCATCTATGTGTGCACGGAGGAGTACCGTTCCCGAATTGAACAAACCGGTGCGCAGATCATTACCTATCCGTTTCCACAAGATGCCTTCTCTCATGATCCGGTGTTGAAACCCCAGGAATACAAGCATCCGTATCAGTTCATTTATATGATGGTAAGTATTATCCGGAGGATCATCCCCAATGTGCTGAAGGTGGTCGAGGATCAAAAGTTTGATTATATGATCTTTGATTCCCTGATGGGATGGGGAGGGACTATTCTTGCAGAAAAACTGGGAATTCCTGCGGTGTGCTCGATTGCGTCCTTTGCTTTTGTGGAGCCTCTGGGGTCTAGCTCAGTTCTGAATGAGATGGAGACGAAGGAGCTTTATGAGGCTACAATGAAGATTACAACGGAGTTAGCTGAAGAGCTTCAAGTGAGTATTCCAGCCATGGAAGAGATTCCGGCACATGCAGGTCAGTTAAAGCTCGTGTACACCAGCCGTTATTTTCAGCCGCAGGCAGAAAAGCTGGATGATCGTTTTATTTTCACGGGTCCTTCGATCATAACACGTCAAGATGCTCCAACCTTCTCGTTTGAGTTGCTTCGTGAACGGTACCCGCAAACCGTGTACATTGCTATGGGTACGATTTTAAATAAAAATTTGGATTTCTATCAGCTTTGCTTTGAAGCATTAGGGGACCTACCCGTGAATGTTGTTTTATCTTCAGGAAAGTACACGGACATGACGCCGCTGGCGGATCAAATACCTCCTAATTTTATCGTCAAGCCATACATTGCCCAGTTGGACATGTTGCAGCATACCGATGTTTTTATTACACACGCTGGAATGAACAGCACAAGTGAGGCGTTATATTATAACGTTCCAATGGTGATGATTCCATTAACATCGGATCAGCCTCTTGTCGCCAATCGGGTACAGGAGTTGGGCGCGGGTATTACTTTAAATAAACATAATCTCAGTGCAACTAATTTGAGAGAGGCATTAACAGAAGTACTACACAATTCACTTTATAGACGGCAGGCTTACCTCATTGGTGAATCTCTAAGGCAGGCAGGCGGTTACAAGCGAGCTGCCGAAATGATTATGAGTCATATGGGTTCAGATCGGAAAAGTTACACAATTTAA
- a CDS encoding multidrug effflux MFS transporter → MAKSTNWNVFGLAILLGLFSTLGPFTIDMYLPAFPEIAQNMNTTASLVQFSLTACLLGLGVGQLVMGPLSDAYGRRRPLLICMAAYIICSLACAFAPNIGLLILFRFTQGFAASAGIVISRAIARDLYSGHELTKFFSLLLLVGNLGPLAAPIAGSGVLSFTTWIGVFICLSFLGIFLLIMTKWSLKETHPVERRMVPDFKQQLGNYRMLLRDRKFVGYMLAQGIMTAGVFAYVAGTPFIYQNIYGVTPTVFAILFASNGISLIIGSQIVGRLAKRIPEQTLLLSGLWLAIIASVAALVVTLAHGPLFALVIPLFFFVCSIGITSTAAFPLAMESQAKMAGSAAALLGVVPFLLGALVAPLVGIAGEDTAVPLGLTLLMTSIIAIVTYFLLVKNVPQHTPNHAQSNADF, encoded by the coding sequence ATGGCGAAGAGCACGAATTGGAATGTTTTTGGACTGGCAATACTACTAGGTTTATTTTCTACATTAGGTCCATTTACGATTGATATGTATTTACCGGCTTTTCCCGAGATTGCACAAAATATGAATACAACGGCATCACTTGTACAATTTAGCCTTACCGCATGTTTATTAGGACTGGGTGTAGGACAACTCGTTATGGGTCCTTTGAGTGACGCGTACGGTAGACGTAGACCATTGTTGATCTGTATGGCAGCCTACATTATTTGTTCCTTGGCATGTGCTTTTGCTCCGAATATCGGACTATTGATTTTGTTTCGTTTCACGCAAGGATTTGCGGCTTCAGCTGGAATTGTCATTTCCCGTGCGATAGCTAGAGATCTATACAGTGGACATGAACTCACTAAATTTTTCTCTTTGCTGTTGCTTGTAGGGAATTTGGGGCCTCTGGCAGCACCCATCGCGGGAAGTGGGGTTCTTTCCTTCACAACATGGATTGGCGTGTTTATCTGTCTTTCATTCTTGGGGATTTTCTTATTAATCATGACAAAGTGGAGCTTAAAAGAAACACACCCCGTCGAAAGACGTATGGTTCCCGACTTCAAACAGCAATTGGGCAATTACAGAATGCTTCTGCGTGACCGCAAATTTGTTGGTTACATGCTGGCACAGGGAATCATGACGGCAGGGGTCTTTGCTTATGTGGCGGGAACACCCTTTATTTACCAAAATATATATGGAGTCACACCCACAGTATTTGCTATACTGTTTGCTTCGAACGGCATCAGTTTGATCATCGGATCTCAAATCGTGGGTCGATTGGCCAAACGTATCCCTGAGCAGACGCTGCTATTATCGGGACTATGGCTTGCTATAATAGCAAGTGTGGCTGCGTTGGTCGTAACCCTGGCTCATGGTCCACTTTTCGCGTTGGTGATTCCATTGTTCTTCTTCGTATGCTCGATCGGCATTACGTCTACAGCGGCATTCCCACTTGCCATGGAGAGTCAAGCTAAGATGGCCGGAAGTGCAGCAGCACTGCTCGGCGTTGTTCCTTTTCTTCTGGGTGCACTGGTTGCTCCTCTGGTCGGCATCGCGGGTGAGGACACTGCCGTCCCGTTAGGACTCACTTTACTAATGACCAGTATCATTGCGATTGTTACTTATTTCCTACTCGTTAAAAACGTCCCGCAGCATACACCTAATCATGCCCAGTCTAATGCTGACTTTTAG
- a CDS encoding endospore germination permease — protein sequence MNKETTITRGQLFLLILKFEIGVDILSLPYRIHLISKGGGWISVFLGGFLIQLVILLCWLLMRRFPSSSIYDIVTLIMGKWIGKLLIIAYVGYFLLMGTSVLVNAYGVINRWMLQDTPRWAILALFLFSSIYLVRQKLRIIARVLVLISFLVLPMMVLISYGLKEVNLLYLLPLTEAGWPNIISGSTETLMAMFGFEFFLVVFPMVEGSSGGKLKSVASASAVVVLLYAFTVFICSTAFSPQQLDLMPEPVIYLLRSIPLGTMDRADFLFLPIWLISIFGAICGYYYTASYGISYLFKQKHHKKAVPYVVLASCIIAYLPQQKEKLELISTISNRSAYFFLMILPLLLLVLSYIMKRKEKMI from the coding sequence GTGAATAAGGAAACAACAATCACTCGGGGACAATTATTCTTGCTCATTTTGAAATTTGAGATCGGTGTAGATATTCTGTCCCTCCCTTACCGTATACACCTTATCTCTAAAGGTGGGGGATGGATTTCTGTTTTTCTTGGAGGGTTCCTGATCCAACTTGTCATATTGTTGTGCTGGCTTTTGATGCGAAGATTCCCTAGTTCATCCATTTATGACATTGTAACGCTGATTATGGGTAAATGGATTGGCAAGTTGCTGATCATTGCCTACGTTGGATATTTCCTGTTAATGGGCACTTCTGTTCTGGTGAACGCTTACGGTGTGATTAACCGTTGGATGCTGCAGGATACGCCTCGATGGGCTATATTAGCCCTCTTCTTGTTCAGCAGTATCTATTTGGTTCGGCAAAAATTACGAATCATTGCACGAGTACTTGTACTCATCTCCTTTTTGGTCTTGCCCATGATGGTATTGATCAGTTATGGACTCAAGGAAGTAAATCTGTTATATCTTTTGCCATTAACCGAAGCAGGATGGCCCAATATCATTAGCGGATCAACCGAAACATTAATGGCTATGTTCGGATTCGAGTTTTTTCTCGTTGTGTTTCCTATGGTTGAAGGTAGCAGCGGTGGCAAACTTAAGTCTGTTGCTTCAGCAAGTGCTGTAGTTGTGTTGTTGTATGCATTCACCGTGTTCATTTGTTCAACGGCTTTCAGCCCCCAGCAACTTGACTTAATGCCTGAACCGGTCATTTATCTGCTCCGTTCTATCCCACTCGGGACAATGGATCGGGCCGATTTCCTGTTCCTCCCTATCTGGTTAATTTCAATTTTCGGGGCCATATGTGGCTATTACTATACGGCATCCTATGGTATAAGTTATCTCTTCAAACAAAAACACCATAAAAAAGCGGTGCCTTATGTCGTTCTTGCTTCTTGCATAATTGCCTATCTGCCACAACAGAAGGAAAAACTGGAGTTAATTAGTACGATTTCCAACAGATCGGCATACTTTTTTCTCATGATCCTGCCTCTGCTCCTGTTGGTTCTATCTTATATAATGAAACGAAAAGAGAAGATGATATGA
- a CDS encoding GyrI-like domain-containing protein, translated as MSNYHFEEKDSFIVLGIGTDLKSDYTDYVGISKEKADFWSTVKEDGSLDKLKSLATNDYIFAVNEAVNNQMMHYAGVMTEESLPEATRVIQFPKGEYLVVKGEAETADALSNMLTGIAFGQALPVEKDYAYVGGPNTTVEMGEKNGLLYGEMWIPVVRNG; from the coding sequence ATGAGTAATTATCATTTTGAAGAAAAAGACAGCTTTATCGTGTTAGGTATTGGAACGGATCTTAAGAGCGACTATACAGACTATGTTGGCATCAGCAAGGAGAAGGCGGATTTTTGGTCCACGGTGAAGGAGGATGGAAGCCTGGACAAACTAAAGTCTCTGGCAACAAACGACTACATTTTTGCCGTAAACGAAGCAGTGAATAACCAGATGATGCATTATGCTGGTGTCATGACAGAAGAATCTCTGCCAGAAGCGACGAGAGTAATCCAATTTCCTAAGGGAGAATACCTTGTTGTGAAGGGCGAAGCAGAGACGGCTGATGCGCTCAGTAATATGCTTACTGGCATTGCCTTTGGTCAAGCCCTCCCCGTAGAAAAAGATTATGCCTATGTTGGCGGTCCGAATACAACGGTTGAAATGGGAGAGAAAAACGGTTTGTTATATGGTGAAATGTGGATTCCTGTTGTAAGGAATGGATAA